GCCACGGAAATCGCAAAATGCGGAATGCCGTGCAGGAAGTTGGTGGTGCCATCAAGCGGATCGATGATCCAGCGGTGCTCCGGATCGGAGCCCTTGATTTCGCCGCCTTCTTCCATAAGGAAACCATAGCCCGGACGGGAACGTTCAAGTTCTTCGCGCAGACGTTTTTCGGCACGGTGATCGGCCGCAGAGACGAAATCTGCCGGGCCCTTCATCGATACCTGAAGGTTTTCGACTTCACCGAAGTCGCGTTTAAGTCCATAGGCCGCCTTTTCGACGGCCTTGAACATGACATTGATATTAGCTGAACGACGGGCGGCGCCACGCACGGCTCATCTCCCGGTGTTTGAAAGTAAAAAAGGAAGGCCCAAGGACGAATGTCCTTAGTCTTTTGCACGTTCGAGATAGGTGCATTCGGTCGTGTTCACGACAACGCGCGTACCCGATTCAATATGCGGCGGAACGAGAATGCGAACGCCATTATCAAGAACGGCCGGCTTGAAGGAAGAAGACTGGGTCTGCCCTTTGACAACCGCGTCGGCTTCGACGATCTGGCAGACAACATGTTCGGGCAGGGTCACGGCAAGCGGTTCGCCTTCAAAGGATTCGATGGTGACAACCATCCCGTCCTTAAGGAAAACAGCAGGCTCGCCGATCAGGTCGGAATTGACTGTGATCTGTTCGAAAGTTTCGCTGTCCATGAAGGTGATCATGTCACCATCGGCAAACAGATAGGTATATTCATTCTGTTCCAGACGAACACGTTCGACGGTTTCCGACGCACGGAAACGTTCGTTCAGCTTGGTGCCGGTACGAATGTCTTTGAGTTCAACCTGGTTAAACGCACCGCCTTTACCCGGCTTCACAGCCTGGCATTTTACCGCACGCCACAGGGCACCTTTATGTTCGATAAGGTTACCCGGACGGATTTCGTTGCCGTTGATTTTCATGGCACCAACCGTTCTTTCAGATCACAGATTCACGATGTAAGCGGGACACCCGTCCCATTAAAGTCGGGCTTAACTACCAGTTTGGCGAATTTGCTGCAAGCAGATTGATCAGGGTTTGCGTGCATGGCAAACCGTCATTCGCGCATGGCTGGCGCCAAATCCCTGCGGTAAAAAGGGGATAAACCGGGCTGGATTTCAGTCCGAAGCTGCGGCAATCGCGGCCTTTATTGCCTTCGCCCCGGCCTCGGCGCCGTCCGGATGGTTCCAGACTCCGCCCGTGACGGCAATGAAATCGGCACCGGCTTCGACAATCGGGCCAAGGTTATCGGCCGTGATGCCGCCAATCGCGACACAGGGCACCGTGGTAAAGGTCGTCCAGATTTCGA
The Thalassospira xiamenensis M-5 = DSM 17429 DNA segment above includes these coding regions:
- the efp gene encoding elongation factor P — translated: MKINGNEIRPGNLIEHKGALWRAVKCQAVKPGKGGAFNQVELKDIRTGTKLNERFRASETVERVRLEQNEYTYLFADGDMITFMDSETFEQITVNSDLIGEPAVFLKDGMVVTIESFEGEPLAVTLPEHVVCQIVEADAVVKGQTQSSSFKPAVLDNGVRILVPPHIESGTRVVVNTTECTYLERAKD